From the genome of Argentina anserina chromosome 4, drPotAnse1.1, whole genome shotgun sequence, one region includes:
- the LOC126791984 gene encoding ACD11 homolog protein isoform X2 has protein sequence MAEMSKDDDDATSPAPLSSIVEAFEKLAKILDSQEQDGDLQLDTFCQACSLVSILFSCLGLAFKFAEMEYVSKVNDLSQAAVNYDTLENILDFDVANDTVKSPGSRSRNLRRVRQGLDLIRAIFENFLATDEDSLKEAASSAYAQVCAPYHTWAVRTAVAAGMYALPSRDQLLTNLKETHESAEIKMKQYIGAALPVIKYIDNLYLSRNIVLDW, from the exons ATGGCAGAGATGTCGAAAGACGACGACGACGCCACGTCACCGGCGCCTCTGTCCTCCATAGTCGAGGCCTTTGAGAAACTCGCCAAGATTCTTGATTCCCAAGAACAAGATGGTGATCTGCAGCTGGATACGTTTTGCCAAGCTTGCTCTTTAGTCTCCATTCTCTTCAGCTGCCTCGGCCTCGCTTTCAAGTTCGCCGAGATGGAGTACGTCTCCAAG GTTAATGATCTCTCACAAGCAGCGGTGAATTACGACACTCTAGAAAACATACTGGATTTTGATGTTGCAAATGACACTGTCAAATCGCCAGGCAGCCGTTCACGCAACTTACGTCGGGTTAGGCAGGGTCTTGACCTCATCAGAGCTATATTTGAGAACTTTTTGGCAACAGA TGAAGACTCTTTAAAGGAGGCAGCTTCATCGGCTTATGCCCAAGTTTGTGCCCCATACCACACTTGGGCAGTCAGGACAGCAGTTGCTGCTGGTATGTATGCTCTTCCTTCAAGGGATCAACTTCTGACGAATCTCAAAGAAACCC ATGAATCGGCAGAGATTAAAATGAAACAGTACATCGGTGCCGCACTTCCGGTTATAAAGTACATCGACAACCTGTACCTTTCTAGAAATATCGTTTTGGACTGGTGA
- the LOC126791956 gene encoding uncharacterized protein LOC126791956 isoform X1, producing MERLAEAAAMGFVRWEEVFVSADKGRREVHYYLERSDGSSDLAVIGKEKSLRHMSYHYALKNRSLFPASSLVKLKSRREVVDWLKSVVSDVLPPSGLVGRVLDGKDAGEVDIELLKVTHSRKMGRYTTEFMWLGSPLKGRKKRRHYLSFSRNGVIVSVHDFVFVLAEEDKRLVAYLEDMYEDSKGNKMVVVRWFHKVDEVGMVLPVNFNDREIFFSLCHQHLSIECIDGLATVLSPLHFEKFLKEAKQTQLEPFVCHKQFENDDVKPFDITQVEGYWKQEILRYMHTLIPSKVHVSSQQTVDELRVGEIAYGSDIRPKKRQWSSKDFDMHVEGLDRRVSFGAARGQAGYINKNGTHCKSKRDSAVDIPCPVVKHTLSLHISVGSQVEVLSHDSGIRGCWFRALIVKKHKDKVKVQYQDIQDAADEAKKLEEWILASKIAAPDQLGFRLCDRPSIRPWIQSNKGRVSWSVDAGSIVDVWWHDGWWEGIVLQKDCNERLHVYFPGENRVLIVGRSEIRHSQEWLGKEWAHIKDRPDLAASISSNLESKNAVGNSSDGVSGLSETSDSGVLRKRETSGLSSDNDKDEKVNEVDKVPDLLKDVLFAQLKWKSSRKRRRGNGSSVQKLHFGTGGESTSGLMGSNSCERYLIPSSLMVDHENCKYVGVSIFSSSVAPPLTSLVM from the exons ATGGAGAGACTGGCGGAGGCGGCGGCGATGGGGTTTGTGAGGTGGGAGGAGGTGTTTGTGTCGGCGGATAAGGGGCGGAGAGAGGTTCATTATTATCTAGAGAGAAGCGACGGGAGCTCAGATCTGGCGGTGATAGGGAAAGAGAAGAGCTTGAGGCACATGTCCTATCACTATGCCTTGAAAAACCGATCTTTGTTTCCGGCGTCTTCGCTTGTGAAGCTCAAGTCGAGGAGGGAGGTCGTCGATTGGCTCAAGTCTGTTGTTTCAG ATGTGCTCCCACCATCTGGTTTGGTTGGACGTGTTTTGGATGGTAAAGATGCTGGTGAGGTGGACATTGAACTTTTGAAG GTTACTCATTCACGGAAGATGGGCCGTTATACAACAGAGTTTATGTGGTTAGGTTCTCCTTTGAAGGGAAGGAAAAAACGGAGGCACTATCTATCGTTCAGCCGAAATGGAGTTATAGTTTCT GTTcatgactttgtatttgttttagcaGAGGAGGATAAGCGTCTTGTTGCCTACTTAGAAGATATGTACGAGGACTCTAAGGGAAACAAGATGGTTGTTGTTCGCTGGTTTCACAAAGTTGATGAGGTTGGTATGGTCTTGCCCGTCAATTTTAATGACAGAgagattttcttttctctttgtcACCAACATCTCAGTATTGAATGCATTGATGGATTGGCTACTGTCCTCAGCCCGTTGCATTTTGAGAAATTTCTGAAAGAGGCGAAGCAAACACAGCTGGAACCCTTTGTGTGCCACAAACAGTTTGAAAATGATGATGTAAAGCCCTTTGACATTACTCAAGTTGAAGGTTACTGGAAACAGGAGATACTTCGATACATGCACACACTTATCCCTTCAAAGGTTCATGTGAGCTCTCAACAAACGGTTGATGAATTGAGAGTGGGAGAAATTGCTTATGGCAGTGATATCAGACCTAAAAAGAGGCAGTGGTCTTCAAAAGATTTTGATATGCATGTTGAAGGCCTTGACAGAAGGGTGTCTTTTGGTGCAGCACGTGGGCAGGCAGgctatataaataaaaatggtactcattgtaaaagtaaaagaGATTCTGCAGTTGATATACCTTGTCCAGTGGTGAAACATACCCTGTCGTTGCACATATCGGTAGGTTCCCAGGTTGAAGTCCTCTCCCATGATAGTGGCATTAGAGGGTGCTGGTTTAGAGCATTGATTGTCAAGAAGCATAAAGATAAGGTTAAGGTGCAATACCAAGATATTCAGGATGCAGCTGATGAAGCTAAGAAACTTGAG GAATGGATTTTAGCATCAAAGATTGCAGCTCCTGATCAACTGGGTTTTCGCCTTTGTGATAGGCCAAGTATTCGGCCATGGATACAATCAAATAAAGGAAGAGTTTCATGGTCTGTTGATGCTGGGAGTATTGTTGATGTCTGGTGGCATGATGGGTGGTGGGAAGGCATAGTACTTCAGAAGGACTGTAATGAGAGACTTCATGTATACTTCCCAG GAGAGAATCGGGTTTTAATTGTGGGTCGTAGTGAGATCCGACACTCTCAAGAGTGGCTGGGGAAAGAGTGGGCTCATATTAAGGACAGGCCAGACCTTGCGGCCTCAATATCAAGTAACTTAGAATCGAAGAATGCTGTTGGAAACTCATCTGATGGCGTGTCAGGGCTGTCTGAAACCAGTGATAGTGGGGTGTTGAGGAAACGTGAAACATCTGGTCTTTCATCCGATAATGACAAGGATGAGAAAGTTAATGAAGTCGACAAGGTTCCAGATCTTTTGAAGGATGTTCTCTTTGCCCAACTGAAGTGGAAGTCTTCAAGGAAGAGAAGACGTGGTAATGGGAGCTCTGTTCAGAAGTTGCATTTTGGTACTGGTGGTGAAAGCACCTCTGGCCTCATGGGATCAAATTCTTGTGAAAGATATTTGATTCCGTCATCTCTCATGGTTGACCATGAGAACTGCAAATATGTAGGGGTTTCGATTTTCAGTTCGTCAGTTGCGCCTCCACTAACAAGCTTAGTTATGTAG
- the LOC126791984 gene encoding ACD11 homolog protein isoform X3: protein MVLGWRYRAAINGMAEMSKDDDDATSPAPLSSIVEAFEKLAKILDSQEQDGDLQLDTFCQACSLVSILFSCLGLAFKFAEMEYVSKVNDLSQAAVNYDTLENILDFDVANDTVKSPGSRSRNLRRVRQGLDLIRAIFENFLATELFKGGSFIGLCPSLCPIPHLGSQDSSCCWYVCSSFKGSTSDESQRNP, encoded by the exons ATGGTTCTAGGGTGGAGATACAGAGCAGCCATTAACGGTATGGCAGAGATGTCGAAAGACGACGACGACGCCACGTCACCGGCGCCTCTGTCCTCCATAGTCGAGGCCTTTGAGAAACTCGCCAAGATTCTTGATTCCCAAGAACAAGATGGTGATCTGCAGCTGGATACGTTTTGCCAAGCTTGCTCTTTAGTCTCCATTCTCTTCAGCTGCCTCGGCCTCGCTTTCAAGTTCGCCGAGATGGAGTACGTCTCCAAG GTTAATGATCTCTCACAAGCAGCGGTGAATTACGACACTCTAGAAAACATACTGGATTTTGATGTTGCAAATGACACTGTCAAATCGCCAGGCAGCCGTTCACGCAACTTACGTCGGGTTAGGCAGGGTCTTGACCTCATCAGAGCTATATTTGAGAACTTTTTGGCAACAGA ACTCTTTAAAGGAGGCAGCTTCATCGGCTTATGCCCAAGTTTGTGCCCCATACCACACTTGGGCAGTCAGGACAGCAGTTGCTGCTGGTATGTATGCTCTTCCTTCAAGGGATCAACTTCTGACGAATCTCAAAGAAACCC ATGA
- the LOC126791956 gene encoding uncharacterized protein LOC126791956 isoform X2: MGRYTTEFMWLGSPLKGRKKRRHYLSFSRNGVIVSVHDFVFVLAEEDKRLVAYLEDMYEDSKGNKMVVVRWFHKVDEVGMVLPVNFNDREIFFSLCHQHLSIECIDGLATVLSPLHFEKFLKEAKQTQLEPFVCHKQFENDDVKPFDITQVEGYWKQEILRYMHTLIPSKVHVSSQQTVDELRVGEIAYGSDIRPKKRQWSSKDFDMHVEGLDRRVSFGAARGQAGYINKNGTHCKSKRDSAVDIPCPVVKHTLSLHISVGSQVEVLSHDSGIRGCWFRALIVKKHKDKVKVQYQDIQDAADEAKKLEEWILASKIAAPDQLGFRLCDRPSIRPWIQSNKGRVSWSVDAGSIVDVWWHDGWWEGIVLQKDCNERLHVYFPGENRVLIVGRSEIRHSQEWLGKEWAHIKDRPDLAASISSNLESKNAVGNSSDGVSGLSETSDSGVLRKRETSGLSSDNDKDEKVNEVDKVPDLLKDVLFAQLKWKSSRKRRRGNGSSVQKLHFGTGGESTSGLMGSNSCERYLIPSSLMVDHENCKYVGVSIFSSSVAPPLTSLVM; the protein is encoded by the exons ATGGGCCGTTATACAACAGAGTTTATGTGGTTAGGTTCTCCTTTGAAGGGAAGGAAAAAACGGAGGCACTATCTATCGTTCAGCCGAAATGGAGTTATAGTTTCT GTTcatgactttgtatttgttttagcaGAGGAGGATAAGCGTCTTGTTGCCTACTTAGAAGATATGTACGAGGACTCTAAGGGAAACAAGATGGTTGTTGTTCGCTGGTTTCACAAAGTTGATGAGGTTGGTATGGTCTTGCCCGTCAATTTTAATGACAGAgagattttcttttctctttgtcACCAACATCTCAGTATTGAATGCATTGATGGATTGGCTACTGTCCTCAGCCCGTTGCATTTTGAGAAATTTCTGAAAGAGGCGAAGCAAACACAGCTGGAACCCTTTGTGTGCCACAAACAGTTTGAAAATGATGATGTAAAGCCCTTTGACATTACTCAAGTTGAAGGTTACTGGAAACAGGAGATACTTCGATACATGCACACACTTATCCCTTCAAAGGTTCATGTGAGCTCTCAACAAACGGTTGATGAATTGAGAGTGGGAGAAATTGCTTATGGCAGTGATATCAGACCTAAAAAGAGGCAGTGGTCTTCAAAAGATTTTGATATGCATGTTGAAGGCCTTGACAGAAGGGTGTCTTTTGGTGCAGCACGTGGGCAGGCAGgctatataaataaaaatggtactcattgtaaaagtaaaagaGATTCTGCAGTTGATATACCTTGTCCAGTGGTGAAACATACCCTGTCGTTGCACATATCGGTAGGTTCCCAGGTTGAAGTCCTCTCCCATGATAGTGGCATTAGAGGGTGCTGGTTTAGAGCATTGATTGTCAAGAAGCATAAAGATAAGGTTAAGGTGCAATACCAAGATATTCAGGATGCAGCTGATGAAGCTAAGAAACTTGAG GAATGGATTTTAGCATCAAAGATTGCAGCTCCTGATCAACTGGGTTTTCGCCTTTGTGATAGGCCAAGTATTCGGCCATGGATACAATCAAATAAAGGAAGAGTTTCATGGTCTGTTGATGCTGGGAGTATTGTTGATGTCTGGTGGCATGATGGGTGGTGGGAAGGCATAGTACTTCAGAAGGACTGTAATGAGAGACTTCATGTATACTTCCCAG GAGAGAATCGGGTTTTAATTGTGGGTCGTAGTGAGATCCGACACTCTCAAGAGTGGCTGGGGAAAGAGTGGGCTCATATTAAGGACAGGCCAGACCTTGCGGCCTCAATATCAAGTAACTTAGAATCGAAGAATGCTGTTGGAAACTCATCTGATGGCGTGTCAGGGCTGTCTGAAACCAGTGATAGTGGGGTGTTGAGGAAACGTGAAACATCTGGTCTTTCATCCGATAATGACAAGGATGAGAAAGTTAATGAAGTCGACAAGGTTCCAGATCTTTTGAAGGATGTTCTCTTTGCCCAACTGAAGTGGAAGTCTTCAAGGAAGAGAAGACGTGGTAATGGGAGCTCTGTTCAGAAGTTGCATTTTGGTACTGGTGGTGAAAGCACCTCTGGCCTCATGGGATCAAATTCTTGTGAAAGATATTTGATTCCGTCATCTCTCATGGTTGACCATGAGAACTGCAAATATGTAGGGGTTTCGATTTTCAGTTCGTCAGTTGCGCCTCCACTAACAAGCTTAGTTATGTAG
- the LOC126791996 gene encoding uncharacterized protein LOC126791996 encodes MQSCSMKSSRSSSVSTTSLAAVESLSMPLFQEVVLSSDITCTGCQSRLAEMMSKMDDIESVVVSASEKKVTLICRYPSTAAAKPPGRLVPVVHKNPLNKFALIKRILRSSSS; translated from the exons ATGCAGTCTTGCTCAATGAAGTCGAGTAGAAGCTCATCGGTTTCTACAACCAGTCTCGCTGCTGTTGAATCCTTATCCATGCCTCTC TTCCAGGAAGTTGTTCTCTCATCTGATATAACGTGTACTGGATGTCAAAGCAGACTAGCGGAAAtgatgtccaaaatggatg ATATAGAGTCTGTTGTGGTGAGCGCTTCAGAGAAGAAGGTTACACTCATATGTAGGTATCCAAGTACTGCAGCAGCCAAGCCGCCAGGTCGGCTAGTTCCTGTGGTACACAAGAATCCTCTTAACAAATTTGCCTTGATTAAACGCATACTTCGTTCTTCCTCGAGTTGA
- the LOC126791962 gene encoding dihydrolipoyllysine-residue acetyltransferase component 4 of pyruvate dehydrogenase complex, chloroplastic: MASTFLSTKPTISFSSAVSTSLPCRPSLSSSSSAAFRSHPRRRALTVRAKIREIFMPALSSTMTEGKIVSWIKSEGDVLSKGESVVVVESDKADMDVETFYDGILAAIVVGEGETAPVGAAIGILAESEAELEEAKAKAANSGGTPVTPAPPPATATPAPAIPQPPPPPAATSAAPAGPRKTVATPFAKKLAKQHKVDIAAVVGTGPFGRITPADVEAAAGIQPKKTVAAAVPAPALPLLPGSTVVPFTTMQAAVSKNMIESLSVPTFRVGYAVNSDAIDALYAKVKRKGVTMTALLAKAVALALAQHPVVNATCKDGKSFYYNSSINIAVAVAIDGGLITPVLQDADKVDLYLLSQKWKELVEKARSKQLQPHEYNSGTFTLSNLGMFGVDRFDAILPPGQGAIMAVGASKPTVVADADGFFSVKSKMLVNVTADHRIVYGADLAAFLKSFAKIVENPESLTL; encoded by the exons ATGGCCTCTACTTTCCTCTCCACCAAGCCCACCATTTCCTTCTCCTCCGCCGTCTCCACCTCCCTCCCATGCCGcccttctctctcctcctcctcctccgccgcatTCCGCTCCCACCCCCGCCGTAGGGCCCTCACCGTCCGCGCCAAGATCAGGGAGATCTTCATGCCCGCCCTCAGCTCCACCATGACCGAGGGCAAGATCGTCTCCTGGATCAAGTCCGAGGGCGACGTCCTCTCCAAAGGCGAGAgcgtcgtcgtcgtcgagTCCGACAAGGCCGACATGGACGTCGAGACCTTCTACGACGGCATTCTCGCCGCGATTGTCGTTGGCGAGGGAGAGACCGCACCCGTCGGCGCCGCCATCGGGATTCTCGCCGAGTCTGAAGCCGAGCTCGAAGAAGCCAAGGCTAAAGCCGCAAATTCCGGGGGCACTCCCGTTACGCCCGCTCCTCCTCCTGCTACTGCCACTCCTGCTCCTGCTATCCCCCagccaccacctcctcctgCTGCCACGTCAGCGGCTCCGGCTGGGCCCAGGAAGACTGTTGCCACTCCCTTTGCTAAGAAGCTGGCGAAGCAGCACAAGGTCGACATTGCCGCAGTCGTCGGCACCGGCCCATTCGGCCGAATTACTCCTGCTGACGTGGAGGCGGCCGCTGGAATTCAGCCCAAGAAGACAGTAGCTGCTGCTGTGCCTGCTCCGGCATTGCCTCTACTTCCGGGGTCCACTGTGGTGCCTTTCACCACAATGCAGGCGGCGGTTTCGAagaacatgattgagagtCTTTCGGTGCCGACTTTCCGGGTGGGTTATGCGGTGAACAGTGATGCCATTGATGCCCTGTATGCCAAG GTGAAAAGAAAGGGTGTGACCATGACTGCCTTGCTTGCCAAGGCGGTTGCTCTGGCACTTGCTCAGCATCCGGTTGTGAATGCTACCTGCAAAGACGGGAAGAGCTTTTACTACAACAGTAGCATCAACATTGCGGTAGCGGTGGCTATTGATGGGGGCCTGATAACGCCTGTTCTTCAGGATGCAGATAAG GTGGATTTGTATTTGTTATCTCAGAAGTGGAAAGAGCTGGTGGAGAAGGCCCGCTCAAAGCAACTTCAGCCCCATGAATACAACTCAG GAACTTTCACTCTCTCCAATTTGGGTATGTTTGGAGTGGACAGGTTTGATGCTATTCTTCCTCCTGGCCAG GGTGCTATCATGGCTGTTGGAGCTTCAAAACCCACTGTCGTCGCTGATGCAGATGGATTCTTCAgtgtaaaaagtaaaatgcTG GTGAATGTAACAGCTGATCACCGAATTGTCTATGGAGCTGATTTGGCTGCCTTCCTAAAGTCATTTGCAAAGATTGTTGAAAATCCAGAAAGCCTGACATTGTAG
- the LOC126791984 gene encoding ACD11 homolog protein isoform X1 — translation MVLGWRYRAAINGMAEMSKDDDDATSPAPLSSIVEAFEKLAKILDSQEQDGDLQLDTFCQACSLVSILFSCLGLAFKFAEMEYVSKVNDLSQAAVNYDTLENILDFDVANDTVKSPGSRSRNLRRVRQGLDLIRAIFENFLATDEDSLKEAASSAYAQVCAPYHTWAVRTAVAAGMYALPSRDQLLTNLKETHESAEIKMKQYIGAALPVIKYIDNLYLSRNIVLDW, via the exons ATGGTTCTAGGGTGGAGATACAGAGCAGCCATTAACGGTATGGCAGAGATGTCGAAAGACGACGACGACGCCACGTCACCGGCGCCTCTGTCCTCCATAGTCGAGGCCTTTGAGAAACTCGCCAAGATTCTTGATTCCCAAGAACAAGATGGTGATCTGCAGCTGGATACGTTTTGCCAAGCTTGCTCTTTAGTCTCCATTCTCTTCAGCTGCCTCGGCCTCGCTTTCAAGTTCGCCGAGATGGAGTACGTCTCCAAG GTTAATGATCTCTCACAAGCAGCGGTGAATTACGACACTCTAGAAAACATACTGGATTTTGATGTTGCAAATGACACTGTCAAATCGCCAGGCAGCCGTTCACGCAACTTACGTCGGGTTAGGCAGGGTCTTGACCTCATCAGAGCTATATTTGAGAACTTTTTGGCAACAGA TGAAGACTCTTTAAAGGAGGCAGCTTCATCGGCTTATGCCCAAGTTTGTGCCCCATACCACACTTGGGCAGTCAGGACAGCAGTTGCTGCTGGTATGTATGCTCTTCCTTCAAGGGATCAACTTCTGACGAATCTCAAAGAAACCC ATGAATCGGCAGAGATTAAAATGAAACAGTACATCGGTGCCGCACTTCCGGTTATAAAGTACATCGACAACCTGTACCTTTCTAGAAATATCGTTTTGGACTGGTGA
- the LOC126791965 gene encoding COP9 signalosome complex subunit 2, producing MGSDADMEDYGFEYSDEEPEEQDVDIENQYYNSKGLVESDPEEALSGFKEVIGMEPEKAEWGFKALKQTVKIHYRLGRYKDMLDSYREMLTYIKSAVTRNYSEKCINNIMDFVSGSASQNSGLLQEFYQTTLKALEEAKNERLWFKTNLKLCKIWFDMSEYGRMSKILKELHKSCQKEDGTDDQKKGSQLLEVYAIEIQMYTETKNNKKLKQLYQKALAIKSAIPHPRIMGIIRECGGKMHMTERQWADAATDFFEAFKNYDEAGNQRRIQCLKYLVLANMLMESEVNPFDGQEAKPYKNDPEILAMTNLVAAYQRNEILEFEKILKSNRKTIMDDPFIRNYIEDLLKNIRTQVLLKLIKPYTRIRIPFISKELNVPEKDVEQLLVSLILDNRIDGHIDQVNQLMERSDRSKGRKKHAAVDKWTTQLKSLSQTIGNRVY from the exons ATGGGTTCCG ATGCAGATATGGAGGATTACGGATTCGAGTACTCGGATGAAGAGCCTGAGGAGCAGGACGTTGATATCGAAAACCAGTATTACAACTCCAAAG GTTTGGTTGAGTCTGATCCAGAAGAAGCACTTTCAGGATTCAAAGAAGTAATTGGCATGGAGCCTGAGAAGGCCGAGTG GGGATTTAAAGCTTTGAAGCAAACTGTGAAGATTCACTATCGGCTAGGGAGGTATAAGGATATGCTGGATTCGTACAGGGAGATGTTGACGTACATCAAATCAGCTGTAACGCGGAATTACAGTGAAAAATGTATCAACAACATTATGGATTTTGTGTCCGGCTCAGCTAGTCAGAACTCTGGCCTCCTGCAAGAGTTTTATCAGACTACTCTAAAGGCCCTTGAAGAGGCAAAGAATGAG CGGCTTTGGTTCAAGACAAATCTTAAGCTTTGCAAAATTTGGTTTGATATGAGTGAATATGGGCGAATGAGTAAG ATTTTGAAGGAACTCCACAAGTCTTGTCAAAAAGAAGATGGTACTGATGATCAAAAGAAAGGAAGTCAACTTTTGGAGGTTTATGCAATTGAGATCCAAATGTACACTGagactaaaaataacaaaaagctGAAG CAATTATACCAAAAGGCTCTTGCAATCAAGTCGGCAATACCACATCCTAGGATCATGGGAATTATACGAGAGTGTGGGGGTAAGATGCATATGACAGAGCGTCAGTGGGCAGATGCTGCCACAGATTTCTTTGAAGCCTTTAAGAACTATGATGAAGCAGGGAACCAGAGGCGTATACAATGCTTGAA ATATTTGGTTCTGGCTAACATGCTGATGGAGTCCGAGGTTAATCCATTTGATGGTCAAGAAGCAAAGCC GTATAAAAATGATCCTGAGATCTTGGCAATGACAAATCTGGTAGCAGCATATCAACGAAATGAGATATTGGAGTTTGAAAAAATTCTGAAG aGTAATAGGAAGACGATCATGGATGATCCATTCATTCGAAACTATATTGAAGATCTGTTGAAGAATATTAGAACCCAAGTGCTGCTTAAACTCATCAAGCCATATACTCGAATTCGAATTCCCTTCATATCAAAG GAGCTTAATGTCCCTGAGAAAGATGTTGAGCAGCTCTTGGTTTCACTTATTTTAGATAACAGAATCGATGGGCATATTGATCAGGTGAACCAGCTCATGGAGCGTAGTGACAG GTCAAAGGGAAGGAAGAAGCATGCTGCTGTAGATAAATGGACCACGCAGCTGAAGTCTCTTTCCCAAACTATTGGTAACCGAGTATATTGA
- the LOC126791957 gene encoding protein NRT1/ PTR FAMILY 3.1: MEKMEEKDNHVHATRKKGGLLTMPFIFANEVCEKLAVVGFNANMLSYLTTQMHMPLTQAANTVTNFGGTASLTPLLGAFMADAYAGRFWVITIASIIYTVGMISLTVSAVLPQLRPPPCEHNQVCQEADGGQLAILYISLLLGALGSGGIRPCVVAFGADQFDESDPKQNTKTWSYFNWYYFVMGASILVAVTVLVYIQDNIGWGWGLGIPTIAMFLSVVTFLIGYPLYRNLDPAGSPFTRLIQVLVAAYKKRKIHMVSDPRLLYENDELDAPISLGGKLLHTKHMKYFDKAAIVVEEDEVKSPNLWRLSTVHRVEELKSVIRMGPIWASGILLITAYSQQSTFSLSQAKTMNRHLTDSFEIPAASMSVFTTVPMLLTIAFYDRVFIPLARKVTGLDRGITFLHRMGIGFVISVLATFVAGFVEMKRKKAALEHGLLNQPHSIIPISVFWLVPQYSLHGIAEAFMSIGHLEFFYDQAPESMRSTAAALFWTAISAGNYLSTLLVSLVHKFSAGTNGSNWLPDNNLNKGKLENYYWLITLLQVANLIYYLWCAKIYTFKPIQVKGIDGAESQGKGVELANRVQ; encoded by the exons ATGGAAAAGATGGAGGAGAAAGATAATCATGTTCATGCTACAAGGAAAAAAGGAGGCTTGCTCACCATGCCATTCATCTTTG CTAATGAGGTTTGTGAGAAGTTGGCTGTGGTGGGATTCAATGCGAACATGCTGAGCTACTTGACAACTCAGATGCATATGCCGTTAACACAAGCAGCAAACACCGTCACCAACTTCGGTGGCACTGCTAGCTTGACCCCTTTGCTCGGTGCTTTCATGGCCGATGCTTACGCTGGACGCTTCTGGGTTATAACAATTGCCTCCATTATATACACCGTT GGAATGATCAGCTTGACAGTATCGGCCGTACTTCCTCAACTAAGGCCTCCACCATGTGAGCACAACCAAGTGTGCCAAGAAGCCGACGGCGGACAGCTTGCAATTCTATACATATCTCTCTTACTAGGAGCACTTGGTTCCGGTGGGATCCGACCCTGCGTGGTGGCGTTCGGGGCGGACCAGTTTGACGAGAGTGATCCAAAGCAAAACACTAAGACATGGAGCTACTTCAACTGGTACTATTTTGTGATGGGGGCATCCATACTAGTTGCTGTGACAGTTCTAGTGTACATCCAGGACAATATCGGATGGGGTTGGGGGCTTGGAATTCCAACTATAGCCATGTTCCTTTCGGTTGTTACATTTTTGATAGGGTACCCGCTATATCGGAACCTGGATCCCGCTGGGAGTCCGTTTACCCGGTTGATACAAGTCCTGGTGGCTGCTtacaagaagagaaagatacacaTGGTTTCTGATCCTAGATTGCTGTATGAGAATGATGAACTTGATGCTCCTATTTCCTTGGGTGGCAAGCTTCTCCATACTAAGCATATGAA ATATTTTGACAAGGCTGCCATTGTGGTCGAGGAAGACGAAGTCAAGTCACCAAACTTGTGGAGGCTCAGCACCGTTCATCGCGTCGAAGAACTGAAATCTGTGATTAGAATGGGACCAATATGGGCATCAGGCATACTCCTAATCACGGCCTATTCCCAACAAAGCACTTTCTCACTCAGCCAAGCAAAAACCATGAACAGACACCTCACAGATTCCTTTGAAATCCCAGCAGCCTCTATGTCTGTGTTCACTACAGTCCCTATGCTTTTAACAATCGCATTTTACGATCGAGTTTTCATACCCCTAGCCAGAAAGGTGACAGGTTTGGATAGGGGGATCACATTCCTTCACAGAATGGGAATCGGTTTCGTCATTTCTGTACTGGCTACTTTCGTCGCTGGATTCGTGGAAATGAAGCGAAAGAAGGCAGCATTGGAACATGGGCTTTTGAATCAACCACATTCCATAATCCCCATTTCAGTGTTTTGGCTTGTGCCTCAATACAGCCTTCATGGGATAGCTGAAGCTTTCATGTCCATCGGGCACCTCGAGTTTTTCTACGACCAGGCGCCAGAGAGCATGAGGAGCACTGCCGCCGCACTGTTTTGGACTGCGATATCGGCAGGGAATTATTTAAGCACCCTcttggtttccttggtgcaCAAGTTTAGTGCTGGCACTAATGGATCCAACTGGCTGCCGGATAATAATTTGAACAAGGGGAAGTTGGAAAATTATTACTGGTTGATCACCCTGTTACAAGTTGCTAATCTGATTTACTACCTTTGGTGCGCTAAGATATATACGTTTAAGCCGATTCAGGTGAAAGGGATAGATGGAGCTGAGTCTCAAGGAAAAGGTGTGGAGCTTGCTAATCGAGTTCAATAA